AACAGCTTTGTGCAAAATTGTGTTATAAGTTTAATGTTTCTGTCATCAATTTTTGAACTAGtaaaaatgatacatatctATAGAGACAATAATGtaaccattttctatttttaatcatcttttaattgtttatttattttgctgtAAACGAAAAATTAAAGATCTTAGAAATGAAcaaattatttgtaatttttctatTGGTTCATTTgctaagtaaaaatatataaataagtgtgCAAAATACAGATATTGCCTTTTAAGCAAAATCTGctaaaaaaatactactacaTTACtgtattaaagaaagaaatcccCACCCCACCCCACTTTGGTAAAGAAGAGATTTGGTTAGGCGTAAAAGTGCGGCCGCCGAATATTCTCCAcaaaaactttcttaaattatcgattaaacaaataaaagaaatacgGAATTACACCGCACTAATCAGTAATCACATCtcatacaaaataaagaaataagaatGTAGTACTGGGCCGTGGTGGCCCGTTTAGCCTCGAACGGAGCTTCAAAAAAGAAGAGGTCCCACCCACCACTAAATTGTCGGCCCACGCTCTCTATTTCTTTGTNtttttttttttttttttttttctcctttggcGTGGTTTGTTCactttcttttacaaaaacttTCTGTTTCTGTTATTTGTTTTTGCCACACTTATTTTACTTGACTACTagtactaatatttttttttcagaaaaaaaattatttcttatctTAAGTTTCACGGCttctagtatatttttaaagaaataaaaccattgtgtttgtgtttatattCAGTGTGTGTGATCTGGACTCAAGACATTTTACTACTTTAACTAATGAGAGGATAAGTAAAGGTTGAAGGATAACAATACAATTGTAGTGCATAACAAGTAGATTATTAGTTAGAATAAGCAAAACAAATCAGCTTAGTACATCGGTGGGACGAACGAAATAAATAATGTAGATTACACAGAGAACACTAATAAAAATGGTATATAGTCATAGTTTTATCAAGTTTAGCTAATTGTTTCAAATACgaaaaccatatataaaatagatatctGATCGAGAGATCCAACGAACGAGTATGAGAATTTGTCGATCAACTTTAACTTACCTCATAGTATAGAATATGAAAATTGAATAATCCCGTTACGGTGACGGTGAGCAAACGGACGGCACGATTGTCGAAAGGAATATTGTCTGGACTCTGGAgccagtttttttatttctgttttattaaCACCTTATTAACGCCGAAATAAGAGACACGTGTACTGTTCTCACGCGCTCGTGTTCTTCCTGAAGGTAACATACATTCCTCGTTTTTACATTTGGatttgatctttttttattatcttatctTTCATTAGAAACGAGGACATGTATTTTTCAATCTcgtattttattcaataatacgacactttttaagtttttttttttttgtttctcataaaCTGTCAATCCAAGGATAtgtttattccaaaaaaaaaaaaaaaagatgtaaacGATATGCAAAACATATGTTAATAACAATTTCGAATGAATGTGGAAAAGTAATATAacacgtgaaaaaaaaaaagaagtagaaattGAAAATCATACAATTAACTAGTCTTGATATATAAGTAATTCACTTTTATCTAACCTTGGATTCGTTAAAGCAAAAACCCACCATACATGGTCTGCCATTATTACCGTCTTTATCaagtttatttactttcttttttcccgTCAACTATCGAAACAacatggttttatttttatttttaattaaaaagaaaaccaaatatttcTTACGAAAAATTAAGAACATtacaaataaaaagtgaaagTATTATGGTAGTTGTGAGGTGACTTAGCATTGACCTGACAAAAATCAAATCAGGTGGGAGGAGGCATTGACTCTTTGCCTTAATGTTGAAAACAAAATgataccaacaaaacaaaagttgatttccttttttttttttgtgtgtgtggggTTAATCCTTTCAATTTACTCATCCTTTcgataaattttgttttaatcttccCCCACCCAAAAAAGTTACATTCTGTTTACTTATCATTCTTATTTTCACCTTTTTTAACTTACTCCtccttttaaaatttattttattttaatgttccCAATCCAAAAACTTGTCTACAGCAAGTGATTTTCTAGATCAATCAGAGAGGGATTTCACATTTGGTAGTACGCTCTTCTACAGCGAAGTTTTATTCAACTGAACATTTGAGTTTACGTAAATCAAAAATAGTTAAAGCTGAGAATTTGCTTTCTCGAACGTATCTTTcccatttattattttgatctctatttctttataaattataacgATGTCCATGAAACCTATGGCAGGCGAAGGAGTAGTTATTATAATGGATGAGACAAGGGTAGCTAGACTTTAGATCATTCGTATGTTACGATGTTGAAGTAGATTTTAGGTTGACGTGTAGGTGTAAAACTCCTTCGGCTGCCATAGGTTTCATGGACATcgttataatttataaagaaatagagatcaaaataataaatgggAAAAATACGTCCACTGAATTAGTGGAAGCTTTGGACTTTGCTTGCTTTATACTCTTATGCATACACTTCATTATCAGAGGGTccactattattttttttctataagcTTTACAGAAAGGTGTTTTCTgaaattatacaatcttagttaTACTAATTGcttagaaattatatatattgagacacatgtatatatatgcccGTTGTGCTTTATAGAAAGCTAACGGTCCTTTGGCACCGTTGACATATAATCACATGCCAATcgaagattttaaaaagtccCTTATTAGAGAAATTATGATGAGTGACAACTAAGTTATGTGCTTTATTCCAATATTTGATGCACAGCTCATACTAATACTTAAGGAGATCTAGAAATGAAAAGTATTAGTGTTTCAAACTAATTATatcaaatcataaaattaactgATTATATAAGAAACCAttattttcacatatatatagttttgccTATATTTTAACTGAAAACATACATGAACTGCAGCTGAACATTTGTTGATACAGTGAATAGTAGAAAATACTATCATATATAAGATCTCTTACATTTTTGTGTATGTCAACTATTATATTTTGAGTTCTCTACTGTTATATCAGATAACAGTATATATCCACAAAATTTGAAATCGGATTTGGAACCGAAGATGTGAATAATGAGTAATGTATGGAAATCGTGCATGGGCTTGAATATAGTGTGCTTATCACAGGGGacaatgtaaattttttttgcatgcaTGTCTCGTCTGGTTCtaaatatttcattatatatatatcacgaCTATGACAATGATCATAGTATGTAAAATTTCTAAGTTTATATCAGGAATGATGATTGACGATAATGATGATGGCTACATGGGATTTTATCTGCGTTACAAGAAATCAAGGACGCATGCAACTTTTTCATCATTCTGTCCTTTCTTCAACTACCATTtgaattttcatttattataaggtatttttttttcaattatttatcCTCCTTGTCCCGAAATTATTTCAAGAAATGGAATCGGATCTTGtacttcttaaatatatatgcttatatgttatttttatattacattGGGGCGAAACAAATGTGTTAATTAATCGTAAAATGGCCTACAActatatggaattgtaaatcgATTTTGCAATGTTATAGATTAGTATATCATGTTTATGTATATTGGCTATTGTGGATagtaagatttgtttttttggatcgATAAATTGTTTCTTGTATGATGTATTCAATGTTTGGAATTTCGTTAGTCATCCTTAGACATTTAGGAAATCTTCTAAGTCTAAGTCATCTAATTGTCGATTAGTTGTGGGACATGCGTTTATATACTGGTTAAAACGATATTTAGGCAACTGATTAAAGCTAGTTAATTAAGCCTATTAACCAGTTGAATTTTCATCTACCAATCGATTTTATTGattcattaaaaataacaaCGTTGTGATGATTTCAGTCATGTAGATGAATAACCAttctatgttttgatttttgatgcTTGGTAAAAGttggtaaaacttttttaatagatgtgttaatatataaagaccctaatatatataggtttaaaagtaagaaaaagttAAACCTAAATTAGAAGCTGTGGACAGAGTATAGATGTACATAAACTAAATATTATCCAACTCTGTATAATAAAGATGCTGGGGCGGCGCCTCCTGCCACATACACGTTGGACTCGAAGAGCACAAGAAGTTCTAAATTTGTTATGGCCATGATAATTATGAATTTACCATACTGAAAATAATGGGAATAAGGTTTGGAATTCGATACTTGTTTTGTGTATATGATGTTGATGTGACGTATTTGAAAGGGAGGCCAAACGAAATGGCAGTAAAAGGAACAGAAACACTTCAAAatagagaaatgaaaaagaaaaaaaagaaaaaaaaaaaggattaagtGAGAAGTGGTGGTTGTCTGGTATTAAGGGTActcacttctctctttttcaacaCAGCCCGACACACatgtcttcttttattttccatacACACATTTCTATTTAATTAGTttcctaaaacaaaaatttataaaaaaaaagcacaccCACCAATAAACTAAagattttctctctctcttcccacTACAAATTCTTATATACAAGTTTcacaaatattgaaacttcaCGTTGTGGATCTATATAGAGAGATAagtaagagagaagaaagagtaagGAAGAAAGTGGATGAACTGTAGCAGAGTCTGAGGTTTGAATCTTTGTATCGTTCCCATTGAAGCATGCTTCACCGTTTTTTCCGAAGGAAGTTACTCATCCACTGAGAGAAATTAAAGAGGGACTTGGAACtttgagggagagagaaagaaatttcTCACATGAGTTTGTGAGTATCTTTACAGCAAGAACAAGAAACTTCTATACCTTTCTTTGCTTCCAGAGATCATCAGCTTGATCAGAGTCAAATATTCTACGGTATCTAATaattctcttcctcctcctttatccctgtctctcttttttttaaagaaaatatagttAGGATCTTTCTTAGGTTCCAATGGAATATGCAGAAGAAAGTTACAATTTTTACCTTCGTTGAAACTTTTTTAGTGTCTATTATTACTTCGCTCATACAAGATGATAAATAAGCTCTTAATCTGCTTCACTTTCTATTTGGTCGTTAGTCTCACGCAAGATCTATCTTTGATCTTTGAGatctttcaagatttttttttttggtatgaagaTCTTTTTAAGATTTGATCAAGTGTAACGTTCATTAACtaattacatttaattttacTGCGGAAGATAAAAACACGGATCTTTTTGAGAATATTAAGAAAGCTAAGTTCTTTGAAATAtaccaaaagaaatcaatacttcaagaattaatattttggattgtattaaaaaaatatattttcttttgtaataaaGGAACAAATAGAGAGATCAAAGATGGGAGGCGGAAGCAATAATAGTCACAATATGGACAACGGGAAGTACGTTAGGTACACTCCTGAACAAGTGGAAGCTCTAGAGAGACTCTACAATGACTGTCCTAAACCGAGCTCTATGCGCCGCCAACAACTAATCCGCGAATGTCCTATCCTTTCCAACATCGAACCTAAACAGATCAAAGTCTGGTTCCAGAACCGCAGGTTCATATATCTTCTTAATTCTCATCATTGCTTGACATCCAAGAAACTCTCTAGCTAGTTTCCTGACTCTTTGGTGTTGCGAGTTTATATAGGTGTAGAGAGAAACAGCGGAAAGAGGCGTCGCGACTTCAAGCCGTGAATCGGAAGCTAACTGCAATGAACAAGCTTTTGATGGAAGAGAATGACCGCTTGCAAAAGCAAGTGTCTCACTTGGTTTACGAAAACAGCTATTTTCGCCAACATCCTCAGAACGTACacatattaatttatctttgaTTCATTCACATGAATTACGTGACACATAAGTTAAGGAATTTGATCGTCTCTCTTGGTTTCTTTTGTAATCGTGCAATAGCAGGGGAACTTGGCCACCACTGATACGAGCTGTGAGTCAGTGGTGACGAGTGGTCAGCACCACTTGACCCCTCAACATCAGCCCCGGGATGCTAGCCCTGCTGGGTAAGTTAGAATCAATCACCTTTGGCTTTGAAATAATCCACTGCATTCTACACCACTCTATATATGATTAGTCAGTAATCATGTTTAAATCAACGAATCTCTTGTTTATTTCTTCAGACTATTATCCATTGCGGAtgaaactttaacagagttcaTTTCAAAGGCCACTGGAACCGCCGTGGAGTGGGTCCAAATGCCTGGGATGAAGGTAATTCCCAAAAAGCCTAGCTAGTCTCGTTAGTTACTTCTCCACCTTCATTTGTTTACTGACTAGTGTTTTCATCGGCAGCCTGGTCCGGATTCCATAGGAATCGTTGCTATTTCTCACGGATGCACGGGAATCGCAGCCCGTGCTTGCGGCCTTGTGGGTCTTGATCCTACAAGAGTAAGTATTTTCACTTCTTTCACATATTTACATCCACATATAACCAAGAACATCTAATTACAAttctgttttttggtttgtccTGCAGGTCGCTGAGATCCTAAAGGATAAGCCTTGTTGGTCGCGTGATTGCAGATCACTAGATATAGTTAACGTCCTCTCCACTGCAAATGGTGGAACCCTCGAACTAATCTACATGCAGGTATTGTGATCAAGAACCCTAAAGATGATTCCATATTCAGCACAAACCAAAATAAtctaatcacaaaaaaaaactaagttttcctctttttctttcttatgaaAGCTTTATGCGCCAACAACATTGGCACCCGCTCGTGACTTCTGGATGCTACGTTACACATCTGTAATGGAAGACGGGAGCCTTGTGGTAATTATTCTGATAACAtagatattttgtttctctttcgaTCAATCCGtaatactaaataaattaaaaattggtGTAGATATGCGAAAGGTCGTTGAACAATACACAAAACGGGCCTAGTATGCCTCCATCTCCTCATTTCGTTAGAGCAGAGATTTTACCTAGTGGTTACCTTATTAGACCTTGCGAAGGAGGTGGATCCATTCTTCACATTGTCGATCATTTCGATCTTGAGGTACAAAGCTTTTAACAATTTATcagatttctttcttcttacaCAAGGAAACCTAGTTCTTGGTCTTAGTTTAGTGTTTCCTTTGTTTCCACATTTCATTCttcatttttggttattattagTAATATTCAATAAACTTGGTTGAAATATTTTGTAGCCATGGAGTGTACCAGAAGTTCTTCGTTCTCTCTATGAGTCCTCCACGTTACTCGCCCAAAGAACTACCATGGCCGTAAGATCCTAATTAAGACAGATTGTTTTTCCGTGTCTTTGGAAAAAACAGTgtgtaaattaaatatgttattgtGTTTGCAGGCTCTTCGCTATTTGAGGCAAATATCTCAAGAGATTTCACAACCTAACGTGACCGGATGGGGAAGAAGGCCAGCGGCTCTTAGAGCACTTAGCCAAAGACTCAGCAAGTAATTAAAAGCTTCTCATACTTCAAAAACACTTCAAaccatttataaaaatcatgtcttctaaaacctaaaattgTTTGTTATAATGTCAGAGGATTCAACGAGGCAGTTAACGGGTTCAGCGATGAAGGATGGTCGATGCTAGAGAGCGATGGCATAGATGATGTCACTCTTCTTGTGAACTCCTCTCCCACAAAGATGATGCTGACATCAAGTCTCCCCTTTTCCAATGGCTTCACTTCTATGCCTAGCGCGGTTCTATGTGCCAAAGCTTCAATGTTATTACAAGTAATTAAGCTCATCAAATCTCAAAGTTGAGATTCTCAATTTCCTCCGTTTCATCCGTCACTGAAagtatttttgtgtgtgtagaaTGTTCCACCCTCGATTCTTCTGCGGTTCTTGAGGGAACATAGGCAAGAATGGGCAGACAATAGCATTGATGCTTATTCGGCTGCAGCCATCAAAGCAGGCCCTTGTAGCTTACCAATCCCTCGTCCAGGGAGCTTTGGCGGTCAAGTCATTCTTCCTCTAGCTCACACTATAGAGAATGAAGAGGTAAGAGATCCTCAAgatcatcacaactttttttacttggtgaaaaaaaaaacttgaatttatgccgtttttctctgttttttttttttttagtttatggaAGTGATTAAGCTTGAAAGCTTGGGGCATTACCAAGAAGACATGATGATGCCTGCTGATATCTTCCTTCTACAAGTAAGACCTGATTTGTTACAAACTTGAATTAATTATGAGTTTTCGTTTGTGACTAAACAAAATTTCACATCTTAAAAAagatagaatattttttattcaaattctTCATATATAAAGAAGCGCTAGAAATTTGTTTACATTTAAAGATGTACATTCAAAATTAACAAGCAAAATAAATGATATCTAGCTCTCTCTTATCAGTTTTTCATCTTGTtgcaattaattaattatatggttTGGTTATATAGATGTGTAGTGGGGTGGACGAGAACGCAGTTGAATCATGCGCAGAGCTAATCTTTGCACCGATCGACGCCTCTTTCTCTGATGATGCCCCGATCATTCCTTCCGGATTCCGCATCATTCCTCTAGATTCCAAATCAGTAAGTTTAGTTGATGTATATAACAATCTACTACAATCAATAACCTCTCAATCAAATCGAATAGTACTAATTATCGATCCGATTCTATATAGGAGGGTTTGAGTCCTAACCGAACCCTAGACTTAGCGTCGGCTCTAGACGTAGGGAGCAGAACAGCTGGTGATTCATGTGGAAGCAGAGGAAACACAAAGTCAGTGATGACCATAGCATTTCAGCTAGCTTTTGAGATGCATATGCAAGAGAACGTAGCCTCAATGGCTAGACAATATGTGAGAAGTGTGATCGCGTCGGTCCAACGTGTCGCACTTGCTCTCTCCCCTTCTTCTCATCAGCTAAGCGGCCTGCGTCCTCCACCAGCATCACCCGAAGCTCACACGCTTGCTCGCTGGATATCTCACTCCTATAGATGTTACCTTGGCGTTGATCTCCTTAAACCTCATGGAACTGATATTCTCAAGTCTCTTTGGCACCATCCTGACGCTGTCATGTGTTGTTC
The sequence above is a segment of the Camelina sativa cultivar DH55 chromosome 10, Cs, whole genome shotgun sequence genome. Coding sequences within it:
- the LOC104716880 gene encoding homeobox-leucine zipper protein ATHB-8 isoform X3: MGGGSNNSHNMDNGKYVRYTPEQVEALERLYNDCPKPSSMRRQQLIRECPILSNIEPKQIKVWFQNRRCREKQRKEASRLQAVNRKLTAMNKLLMEENDRLQKQVSHLVYENSYFRQHPQNQGNLATTDTSCESVVTSGQHHLTPQHQPRDASPAGLLSIADETLTEFISKATGTAVEWVQMPGMKPGPDSIGIVAISHGCTGIAARACGLVGLDPTRVAEILKDKPCWSRDCRSLDIVNVLSTANGGTLELIYMQLYAPTTLAPARDFWMLRYTSVMEDGSLVICERSLNNTQNGPSMPPSPHFVRAEILPSGYLIRPCEGGGSILHIVDHFDLEPWSVPEVLRSLYESSTLLAQRTTMAALRYLRQISQEISQPNVTGWGRRPAALRALSQRLSKGFNEAVNGFSDEGWSMLESDGIDDVTLLVNSSPTKMMLTSSLPFSNGFTSMPSAVLCAKASMLLQNVPPSILLRFLREHRQEWADNSIDAYSAAAIKAGPCSLPIPRPGSFGGQVILPLAHTIENEEFMEVIKLESLGHYQEDMMMPADIFLLQMCSGVDENAVESCAELIFAPIDASFSDDAPIIPSGFRIIPLDSKSGLSPNRTLDLASALDVGSRTAGDSCGSRGNTKSVMTIAFQLAFEMHMQENVASMARQYVRSVIASVQRVALALSPSSHQLSGLRPPPASPEAHTLARWISHSYRCYLGVDLLKPHGTDILKSLWHHPDAVMCCSLKALPPVFTFANQAGLDMLETTLVALQDITLEKIFDNNNGKKTMCSDFPQIMQQGFMCMDGGVCMSSMGRAVTYEKAVAWKVLNDDEEPHCICFMFLNWSFI
- the LOC104716880 gene encoding homeobox-leucine zipper protein ATHB-8 isoform X2; amino-acid sequence: MGGGSNNSHNMDNGKYVRYTPEQVEALERLYNDCPKPSSMRRQQLIRECPILSNIEPKQIKVWFQNRRCREKQRKEASRLQAVNRKLTAMNKLLMEENDRLQKQVSHLVYENSYFRQHPQNGNLATTDTSCESVVTSGQHHLTPQHQPRDASPAGLLSIADETLTEFISKATGTAVEWVQMPGMKPGPDSIGIVAISHGCTGIAARACGLVGLDPTRVAEILKDKPCWSRDCRSLDIVNVLSTANGGTLELIYMQLYAPTTLAPARDFWMLRYTSVMEDGSLVICERSLNNTQNGPSMPPSPHFVRAEILPSGYLIRPCEGGGSILHIVDHFDLEPWSVPEVLRSLYESSTLLAQRTTMAALRYLRQISQEISQPNVTGWGRRPAALRALSQRLSKGFNEAVNGFSDEGWSMLESDGIDDVTLLVNSSPTKMMLTSSLPFSNGFTSMPSAVLCAKASMLLQNVPPSILLRFLREHRQEWADNSIDAYSAAAIKAGPCSLPIPRPGSFGGQVILPLAHTIENEEFMEVIKLESLGHYQEDMMMPADIFLLQMCSGVDENAVESCAELIFAPIDASFSDDAPIIPSGFRIIPLDSKSEGLSPNRTLDLASALDVGSRTAGDSCGSRGNTKSVMTIAFQLAFEMHMQENVASMARQYVRSVIASVQRVALALSPSSHQLSGLRPPPASPEAHTLARWISHSYRCYLGVDLLKPHGTDILKSLWHHPDAVMCCSLKALPPVFTFANQAGLDMLETTLVALQDITLEKIFDNNNGKKTMCSDFPQIMQQGFMCMDGGVCMSSMGRAVTYEKAVAWKVLNDDEEPHCICFMFLNWSFI
- the LOC104716880 gene encoding homeobox-leucine zipper protein ATHB-8 isoform X1 — its product is MGGGSNNSHNMDNGKYVRYTPEQVEALERLYNDCPKPSSMRRQQLIRECPILSNIEPKQIKVWFQNRRCREKQRKEASRLQAVNRKLTAMNKLLMEENDRLQKQVSHLVYENSYFRQHPQNQGNLATTDTSCESVVTSGQHHLTPQHQPRDASPAGLLSIADETLTEFISKATGTAVEWVQMPGMKPGPDSIGIVAISHGCTGIAARACGLVGLDPTRVAEILKDKPCWSRDCRSLDIVNVLSTANGGTLELIYMQLYAPTTLAPARDFWMLRYTSVMEDGSLVICERSLNNTQNGPSMPPSPHFVRAEILPSGYLIRPCEGGGSILHIVDHFDLEPWSVPEVLRSLYESSTLLAQRTTMAALRYLRQISQEISQPNVTGWGRRPAALRALSQRLSKGFNEAVNGFSDEGWSMLESDGIDDVTLLVNSSPTKMMLTSSLPFSNGFTSMPSAVLCAKASMLLQNVPPSILLRFLREHRQEWADNSIDAYSAAAIKAGPCSLPIPRPGSFGGQVILPLAHTIENEEFMEVIKLESLGHYQEDMMMPADIFLLQMCSGVDENAVESCAELIFAPIDASFSDDAPIIPSGFRIIPLDSKSEGLSPNRTLDLASALDVGSRTAGDSCGSRGNTKSVMTIAFQLAFEMHMQENVASMARQYVRSVIASVQRVALALSPSSHQLSGLRPPPASPEAHTLARWISHSYRCYLGVDLLKPHGTDILKSLWHHPDAVMCCSLKALPPVFTFANQAGLDMLETTLVALQDITLEKIFDNNNGKKTMCSDFPQIMQQGFMCMDGGVCMSSMGRAVTYEKAVAWKVLNDDEEPHCICFMFLNWSFI